Genomic segment of Pacificitalea manganoxidans:
AGTTGGACTTATCGAGCGCGTCCTTCTGCGCGTCGGGCAGATCGAACAGCGCGCGAGTTTCAGCGAATGCCGCGTCGAGCAGCCCCTGCGGGATGCCGTGACCCGCGCAGTAAAAGAACCCTTTGTCGAGGCAGGCGGCGCGCAGCGCCTTCCCAACCGCCGCGCGCCGGGCCGGGTCGGAGGAGGCCAGGTCAGCTACGTCGATGACAGGCAGGCTTGCGGTTTCGACGCGGGCGGCGGTGAGCGTTGCAGGGGCCATTGTGATCTCCAATCTTCGTTGGGATCAGGCATAGGCTACGGCGCATTGATCTAAAAAGAACAGAATATCGCTCGGCCCGATGCCGTTTTGGCATCGCTGCCCATTTGTGCAGGAGGCGGGAGGTCTGCTCGCGCTGGGGCGGATCAGGAAAATTCCTGCCCCTGCATCTCGGCGATCAGCACCTGCAAAAACAGATCGATCGCCCCGGGAAGGGAGCGGCCCGCGCGCACATAAATGCCAAGCTCCGACCAGATCGGGCCGCGGTTTGTCTCCAACGGCACATGCACCAGACGTCCGTCCGCAATCGCCGTTTCCAACCCGATCGGCGTTTGAAAGCCAACCATCGGCGGGGTCATCGCCAGTTGCCGCGTCAGATCTATGGAGTCGGTCACGATGGCGGGGTCCACCGTGCGGCCCAGCGCTTGCACCTGCGGTTCCAGCAGGGCCGCGATTGACAGGTCGGACCCGGCCCAGATCAAGGGATATTCGCAGCAGGCCGAAAGACTTACCGACGCTCGCGACGCCAACGGATGCGCGGGGGCCATGATCGCGCCCAGCTTGAACTTTGCCATATGGGACTGCCGCACACGGGGGCTGTGAGGCAGTGAAAATGCGATGCCCACATCGGCGCGCCCATCCTCCAACGCCTCGGGGATGACCCGCGACCCCATCGTGCGCGCGGTCAGGCGGATGCGCGGTGCGATCTGGCTCAGACGGCGCACGACCGCAGGCAGGAGCGAGGCACAAACCCCTTCGACAGCCGCGACCGACACATGCCCGACCCGCGCCCCGCGCAGGGCGGCAATGTCCGACCGCGCGCGTTCCAGATCCTGCATCACCACAATGACATGGCGCGCCAGCATTTCCCCCGCAGTGGTCAGAACCACGCCGCCGGGACGCCGTTCGAACAGCGGCACGCCGATCTCGTCTTCGAGCTTCAGGATCTGCCGGTTCACGGCGGAGGAGGCGACGTTGAGTTGCCGCGCGGCTTCGCGAATCGAGCCCGCGCGGCGCACAGCATCAAAATACAGGATGGCGGGGGCGTGTATCCGCATGGCGTTACCTTTGCTGGCCTTGTCAGCCGGGGTATCGCAAAGACCGGCTGGAGGGAACGGGGCGGCTGAGATTGCGGATTGACTAATCGCTAACGATTCAATAATTCCTGATATATGGATAAAAATAACGCCCTCGACGCCTTCGCGGCGCTTAGCCAACCCACCCGGCTCGATGTGTTTCGCTTGCTGATCAAGGCAGGCGAGCCCGGCATGTCGGCGGGAGAGATCAGCAGCACACTGGACGTGCGGCAGAACACGATGTCGGCAAACCTGTCGATCCTGTCGCGCGCCGGGCTGATCCGCAGCACCCGTGAAGGCCGCAGCATCCGCTATTTCGCCGATATGGACGGCATGCGCGGGCTGCTGGCGTTTTTGATGGAAGACTGCTGCGGCGGCCAGCCGGAGCTGTGCCAACCCGTAATCAACGAACTTGCCTGTTCCTGCTAGGAGGCTGAGATGCCCGAGCCTGTTCACAACGTCCTGTTTCTTTGCACCGGCAATTCCGCCCGGTCGCTGATGGCGGAGGCGATCCTCAATCGCGAAGGGGCGGGACGTTTTCGTGCGTTTTCCGCCGGATCGCAGCCGGGGCCTGCGCCCCATCCCTTTACGCTCGAACTGCTGTCCGGGCTGAACCACGACACCAGCTTTGCCCGCTCGAAAAGCTGGGATGAATTCGCCGGGCCTGACGCCCCGCGCATGGATTTCGTCTTTACCGTTTGTGATCGCGCGGCGGCGGAGCCCTGTCCCTTTTGGCCGGGCCAGCCGATGAGCGCGCATTGGGGCGTGCCGGACCCGGTTCAGGTCGACGGTCCCGAGCCGGTCCGCCGGGTCGCCTTTTCCGAGGCCTACCGCATGCTGCGCAGCCGGATTTCAATCTTTACCAGCCTGCCGATGGCGACGCTGGACCGGGTGTCGCTGCAACAGCGGCTGGACGATATCGGCCGCACCCCTGCCAGAGCCGACTGACCTTCCCCCAACAATACCGGACGATGACATGACTGATATGACTTCCCCCGCGGCGGCGGGGCTGGGCACGTTTGAGCGCTGGCTTTCCGTTTGGGTGGCGCTCGCCATCGGCGCGGGGCTGTTGTTGGGCAATCTGATGCCGGGGCTTTTCGGCTGGCTTGCCGGGCTGGAGGTGGCTTCGGTCAACCTGCCGGTGGCGGTGCTGATCTGGGCCATGGTCTATCCGATGATGGTCGGCGTCGATTTCGGATCGCTGGCACGGGTGGGTGAGAAGCCCAAGGGGCTCATCATCACGCTGGTGGTCAATTGGCTGATCAAGCCGTTCACCATGGCCGCGCTTGGGGTTCTGTTCTTCGAATACGTCTTTGCCGGGCTGATCCCCGCCGATGATGCGCAGGCCTATCTGGCCGGGGTGATCCTGCTGGGGGCTGCGCCCTGCACCGCGATGGTGTTCGTCTGGTCCAACCTGACGCGCGGCGACGCCACCTACACGCTGGTGCAGGTCAGCGTGAACGACGTAATCATGGTCTTTGCCTTTGCGCCTATCGTGGCGTTTCTGCTGGGCGTGACCGACATCGTGGTGCCCTGGGACACGCTGATCCTGTCGATCGGGCTTTACGTCGCGCTGCCTTTGATCGCGGGCTATCTGACACGGGCCAAGCTGGTGCGCGCCGGGGGCGAAGCCGCTGTAGACCAGTTCAAATCCCGTGTGCAGCCGTTCTCGATCCTCGGCCTACTGATCACTGTGGTGCTGCTGTTCGGCTTTCAGGGGGAGGTCATCCTTGACCGGCCCTTGGTCATTGCCCTGATCGCGGTGCCGCTGCTGATCCAGTCCTATGGCATCTTCCTACTGGCCTATGGCGCGGCGCGGGTCTGGGGCATTCCGTTCAATGTGGCCGCGCCCTGCGCGCTGATCGGCACATCGAATTTCTTTGAACTGGCCGTCGCGGTGGCGATCAGCCTGTTCGGCTTGGGCTCCGGCGCGGCGCTGGCCACGGTAGTCGGTGTGCTGGTCGAAGTGCCGGTGATGCTGTCGCTGGTGGCTTTTGCCAACCGCACGCGCCACTGGTTCCCGGCAGCATAGGGGCGCGCCGCGATGAGCACGGTCATTCATCACAACCCGGATTGCGGTACCTCGCGCAATGTTTTGGCGATCTTGCGGGCCGCCGGGACGGAACCGGTAATCGTCGATTACCTCGCCACGGGTTGGACGCGCGGGCAACTGCTGGCGCTGTTTGCAGCGGCCGATCTGACCCCGCGCAGCGCGCTGCGCACAACCCGTTCGCCCGCGGCGGAGCTTGGCCTGCTGGACCCCAAGGTCAGCGATGCCGCGCTGCTGGAGGCGATGCTGGTGCATCCGGTGCTGGTCAATCGGCCCATCGTCTGCACCCCCAAGGGCGTGCGCCTCTGCCGCCCAAGCGAGACGGTCCTCGACCTACTCGATCACCTGCCGCCCGGCCCGTTGGCCAAAGAGGACGGCACCCTGATTATTGACGCCAAAGGACACCGCGTTGCCTGATACCCCGAACCTCGACCCCCGGCATTTTCATCCCACCGATACAGCGAAGTTGCAGCCCGGCGCACCGCTTGAGCATCCGCCGCGGTTCCTGCTGCTCTACGGATCGCTGCGGGAGCGCTCGTTCAGCCGGTTCATGGTGGAGGAGGCGGCACGGGTGCTGTCCGCGCTAGGCGGCGCTCCGCGCATCTTTGACCCTTCGGGACTGCCTCTGCCCGACGATGCCGGTGCCGACGCCGATCATCCCAAGGTCGCGGAACTGCGCGATCTGGTGGCGTGGTGCGACGGCATGGTCTGGTGTTCGCCCGAACGCCATGGCGCGATGACCGGTATCATGAAAACCCAGATCGATTGGATACCGCTTTCGGTCGGCGCGGTGCGTCCGACGCAGGGCAAAACGCTGGCGGTGATGCAGGTCTCTGGCGGCTCGCAAAGTTTCAATACCGTCAACCAATTGCGCATTCTGGGACGGTGGATGCGGCTGCTGACCATCCCGAACCAAGCGTCCACGCCCAAAGCCTTCCAGCAATTCGACGAGGCGGGGCGCATGCGGCCCTCACCCTTCTATGACCGTGTCGTCGATGTGATGGAGGAGTTGATGAAGTTTACCGCGCTGACCGCGCCTATTCGCGATCATCTGGTGGATCGCTACAGCGAACGCCGGGAAAGCGCGGAGGAACTGACCGTGCGGGTGAACCAGACCGCGATTTAAGGGCGAGCAGGAGGACGCGCGCAGCGGGGGCGCGGGCCGCCATTGCCCCTAGCCAAATCGCCCCCGCCTGCGCCAAGGTCACGCGACAGATGCGCCCCCTAGTGCCGCCCACCGGCGCAGGGGGCCGCAGCCCCTCGCAATGAGTGACCCCATGACCAGCCCGTCCGATGCCGCAGCCCATCACACCCGCGTCGATGCCGACGATCTGCGCGGTTTCGCCACCCGCTGCTACGCGGCTCTTGGTCTGCCGGAGGCGTCCGCCCGCTGCGTTGCCGATACATTGGTGCAGGCCGATCTGTGGGGGCATGCCTCCCACGGGGTGATGCGGTTGTTTTGGTATGCAAAGCGGCTGCAATCGGGTGCCATGCGCGCCGGTGCTTTGCCCGAGGTGGCCGATGCCCCCGGCGCGCTCAGCATGATCGACGGGCGCGATGGTGTGGGGCAGGTGGTGGCACAAGCCGCGATGGATCAGGCGATCCGCGCGGCCCGTGCCCATGGCATCGGCGCGGTCGCCGTGCGCAACTCCGGTCATTTCGGCACCGCGATGTATTTCACCCGCATGGCCGCGGAGGCAGGCTGCATCGGGTTCATTTCCACCAATGCGAGCCCCGCGATGGCACCGTGGGGCGGACGCGAGAAGCGCATTGGCAATAACCCTGCCTCATGGGCCGCACCCGCCGGACGCCATGCGCCGATGATGGTGGATATGGCGCATACGGCAGTGGCCCGCGGCAAGCTCTATGTGGCCAAGGCGGAGGGGCGAGACATCCCCGAAGGCTGGGCTATCGATGGTTCGGGTCAGGTCACCACCGATCCCGCCGCCGGGATTGCCGGAACGATCCTGCCGATGGCGGGGCATAAGGGCTACGCGCTGACTTTCGCGATGGAGGTTCTGTCGGGCCTGCTGTCCGGCAGTGCATTCGCCCCGGATGTGGTGGGGCCCTACATGGCCGACGGGCGCAGTGGCGCAGGGCATTTCGTCATGGCGGTCGACATTGCCGCCTGCCGACCGCTGCCTGCGTTCGAGGCGGATATGGAGCAGCTCATCGCTTCGATGAAATCCGCCCCCCGCGCGCCCGGCGTCGCGGAGATCTTCTACCCCGGCGAACTCGAAGCGCGCCATGCCAGTGCGGCACGCGCCAACGGCATCGATCTGCCGCAGGATGTGATCCGCGATCTGCGCGATGGGGCCGCCGCGCTTAGCGTCTCCGCGCCGTTCTGAGGCAAGATCGCGCACGGCGGTGTGCTGATGCTGATCGGCGCTGGTCTGGGTACGGCCACCATCCGCGCCGATGGCGCAGGCTCTGGTCTGTCGCGCCGATCCAAGGCATCAGGGGCCCCACCAACCCACGCGCGGCGCGCATCCACCCAGACCCGAGGTCACAGCATGTCCATTCTTCTGATCCACACCGGCGGCACGATTGGCATGGCGGCAAGCG
This window contains:
- a CDS encoding LysR family transcriptional regulator, which produces MRIHAPAILYFDAVRRAGSIREAARQLNVASSAVNRQILKLEDEIGVPLFERRPGGVVLTTAGEMLARHVIVVMQDLERARSDIAALRGARVGHVSVAAVEGVCASLLPAVVRRLSQIAPRIRLTARTMGSRVIPEALEDGRADVGIAFSLPHSPRVRQSHMAKFKLGAIMAPAHPLASRASVSLSACCEYPLIWAGSDLSIAALLEPQVQALGRTVDPAIVTDSIDLTRQLAMTPPMVGFQTPIGLETAIADGRLVHVPLETNRGPIWSELGIYVRAGRSLPGAIDLFLQVLIAEMQGQEFS
- a CDS encoding ArsR/SmtB family transcription factor → MDKNNALDAFAALSQPTRLDVFRLLIKAGEPGMSAGEISSTLDVRQNTMSANLSILSRAGLIRSTREGRSIRYFADMDGMRGLLAFLMEDCCGGQPELCQPVINELACSC
- a CDS encoding arsenate reductase ArsC; translated protein: MPEPVHNVLFLCTGNSARSLMAEAILNREGAGRFRAFSAGSQPGPAPHPFTLELLSGLNHDTSFARSKSWDEFAGPDAPRMDFVFTVCDRAAAEPCPFWPGQPMSAHWGVPDPVQVDGPEPVRRVAFSEAYRMLRSRISIFTSLPMATLDRVSLQQRLDDIGRTPARAD
- the arsB gene encoding ACR3 family arsenite efflux transporter, with translation MTDMTSPAAAGLGTFERWLSVWVALAIGAGLLLGNLMPGLFGWLAGLEVASVNLPVAVLIWAMVYPMMVGVDFGSLARVGEKPKGLIITLVVNWLIKPFTMAALGVLFFEYVFAGLIPADDAQAYLAGVILLGAAPCTAMVFVWSNLTRGDATYTLVQVSVNDVIMVFAFAPIVAFLLGVTDIVVPWDTLILSIGLYVALPLIAGYLTRAKLVRAGGEAAVDQFKSRVQPFSILGLLITVVLLFGFQGEVILDRPLVIALIAVPLLIQSYGIFLLAYGAARVWGIPFNVAAPCALIGTSNFFELAVAVAISLFGLGSGAALATVVGVLVEVPVMLSLVAFANRTRHWFPAA
- the arsC gene encoding arsenate reductase (glutaredoxin) (This arsenate reductase requires both glutathione and glutaredoxin to convert arsenate to arsenite, after which the efflux transporter formed by ArsA and ArsB can extrude the arsenite from the cell, providing resistance.) — translated: MSTVIHHNPDCGTSRNVLAILRAAGTEPVIVDYLATGWTRGQLLALFAAADLTPRSALRTTRSPAAELGLLDPKVSDAALLEAMLVHPVLVNRPIVCTPKGVRLCRPSETVLDLLDHLPPGPLAKEDGTLIIDAKGHRVA
- the arsH gene encoding arsenical resistance protein ArsH, with protein sequence MPDTPNLDPRHFHPTDTAKLQPGAPLEHPPRFLLLYGSLRERSFSRFMVEEAARVLSALGGAPRIFDPSGLPLPDDAGADADHPKVAELRDLVAWCDGMVWCSPERHGAMTGIMKTQIDWIPLSVGAVRPTQGKTLAVMQVSGGSQSFNTVNQLRILGRWMRLLTIPNQASTPKAFQQFDEAGRMRPSPFYDRVVDVMEELMKFTALTAPIRDHLVDRYSERRESAEELTVRVNQTAI
- a CDS encoding Ldh family oxidoreductase, which codes for MTSPSDAAAHHTRVDADDLRGFATRCYAALGLPEASARCVADTLVQADLWGHASHGVMRLFWYAKRLQSGAMRAGALPEVADAPGALSMIDGRDGVGQVVAQAAMDQAIRAARAHGIGAVAVRNSGHFGTAMYFTRMAAEAGCIGFISTNASPAMAPWGGREKRIGNNPASWAAPAGRHAPMMVDMAHTAVARGKLYVAKAEGRDIPEGWAIDGSGQVTTDPAAGIAGTILPMAGHKGYALTFAMEVLSGLLSGSAFAPDVVGPYMADGRSGAGHFVMAVDIAACRPLPAFEADMEQLIASMKSAPRAPGVAEIFYPGELEARHASAARANGIDLPQDVIRDLRDGAAALSVSAPF